GAGTGCGGCCCAGGCGGAAGACCACTAGGCGTTGGTAGTCGCGGACAATCTTGACCCCGTTATACGCTAGGAGCAAGGCGACGACGACAACTGCGATCGTAAGTTCATATCCCATGGTAATCCTCCGATTCCACGACCCCTTCGTGTCCACGGGAGGGGGCCCCTGCGTCTCAAACGGCGAGGTGACTTAGGCGGCAAGTTTGTATCACCGTGCTAACGGACTCCTACAGAAGTCACGGCGCACGGATGCCCCGCCCTGCCGGCTCCCGCCACGGATGGTCTGACCGGACAGCGTCTCCGCCTCGGGCCTCACGCCCGGCGTGGTGGCAAACGGCGCGTCGCCTCGATCGCGGCGGCCAGCCGCCGGGCCCCCTCCCGCAGCGCATCGGGAGGAACCGCTGCGAAGCCGACGACGAGGCTGTTCGCGGCCCGCGCCGGATTCGCGCAATACGCGGCCACCGGCGTCACCTCAACGCCGCGCGCGGCCGCTTCGCGCGCCACCCGGCTGGCGCTCGCGCCGTCGAGATCGGCGATCGCGTGCAACCCGGTATGCACCGACCGGAGCCGCAGCGCCCCGCCGCAGTAGCGCTCGAGTGCCGCAGCCATTGCGCCAAGCCGCTCCCGGTACGCGGTGCGCATGCGCCGCAAGTGCCGAGTGAAGTGTCCCTCGAAAATGAAGTCCGCGAGCACACCCTGATCCAGTACGGGCGGGTGCTGATCCGCGGCGCGGCGGGCGTCGACCAGGGCTCCGTGAATCCGGGGCGGGACAATGAGAAACCCGAGCCGCAGCGCCGGAAAGAGCGTCTTGCTGAAGCTCCCGATGTAAATCACACGCCCGCGGTTGTCCAGCCCATGCAGGCATGGCACGGCCCGCGTGCCGTAGCGAAACTCGCTATCGTAATCGTCCTCGACCACCCACGCGTTCGCGGCCTCGGCCCAGCGGAGCAGCGCTAACCGCCGGCGCAGGCTCATCGGCACGCCGAGCGGGTACTGATGCGAGGGCGTTATGTACGCCAGACGCGCCCGGCCTGCGCGGCGCACGCCGGCCTCGACGTCGAGCCCCTCGCCGTCGACCTGCACCGGGACGATCCGCGCACCGGCTCCGACGAGCGCACTCCGCGCGCCTGGATACCCGGGCTCTTCCAGCCAAGCCTGCTCGCCGGGATCCAATAGGGCGCGGCATACGAGATCGAGCCCCAACTGCGCGCCCGCGACGATCACCACCTGATCGGCGCCGCACGTCGTGCCGCGTGCGGCCTGCACGTGAGCCGCGATGGCCTCGCGAAGCGGCCCGAATCCGGCCGGATCGCCGTAGTCGAGATCCGCGATGGCCGTGGCTCGGCACCGACGGTTGACGAGGCGCTGCCAGAGCCGAGCC
This is a stretch of genomic DNA from bacterium. It encodes these proteins:
- a CDS encoding PLP-dependent aminotransferase family protein; its protein translation is MTDWRVANLLIRIDGHLAGTLQQQLYREIRRAILAGVLTPGTRLPSSRALADDAGVSRTTVVLAMEQLTAEGYLAARRGAGTFVADDLPDDLPSVPRRGRGKRVAGRRPPASVPALSPRGAALAATPQGAQRLGGAPRAFRIGTPGLDLFPARLWQRLVNRRCRATAIADLDYGDPAGFGPLREAIAAHVQAARGTTCGADQVVIVAGAQLGLDLVCRALLDPGEQAWLEEPGYPGARSALVGAGARIVPVQVDGEGLDVEAGVRRAGRARLAYITPSHQYPLGVPMSLRRRLALLRWAEAANAWVVEDDYDSEFRYGTRAVPCLHGLDNRGRVIYIGSFSKTLFPALRLGFLIVPPRIHGALVDARRAADQHPPVLDQGVLADFIFEGHFTRHLRRMRTAYRERLGAMAAALERYCGGALRLRSVHTGLHAIADLDGASASRVAREAAARGVEVTPVAAYCANPARAANSLVVGFAAVPPDALREGARRLAAAIEATRRLPPRRA